The following coding sequences are from one Streptomyces sp. NBC_00536 window:
- a CDS encoding N-acetylmuramoyl-L-alanine amidase, whose protein sequence is MGKKGRRAVLLGGLGLVAAGAVAGREEIARSWWLLPGVGKPRQEGALDHAGASWTAASPANWRLADRPADHRIDRIVIHVTQGDFASSVEAFQNPWHKASAHYIVRQDGHVEQMVRELDIAFHAGNRSMNERSVGIEHEGFVTRPQDFTDAMYAASARLAADICRRYGIPADRTHVLGHSEVPGADHTDPGPHWDWDRYLRLVGELLS, encoded by the coding sequence ATGGGCAAGAAGGGGCGTCGGGCGGTACTGCTCGGGGGGCTCGGGCTGGTCGCGGCCGGTGCGGTGGCGGGCCGGGAGGAGATCGCGCGGAGCTGGTGGCTGCTGCCGGGGGTGGGCAAGCCGCGCCAGGAGGGTGCGCTGGATCACGCGGGCGCGAGCTGGACCGCGGCCTCCCCCGCGAACTGGCGGCTTGCCGACCGGCCCGCCGACCACCGCATCGACCGGATCGTGATCCATGTGACCCAGGGCGATTTCGCCTCGTCGGTGGAGGCCTTCCAGAACCCGTGGCACAAGGCGTCCGCCCACTACATAGTCCGCCAGGACGGACACGTGGAGCAGATGGTCCGCGAGCTCGACATCGCCTTCCACGCGGGCAACCGCTCCATGAACGAGCGCAGCGTCGGCATCGAGCACGAGGGCTTCGTCACACGGCCGCAGGACTTCACCGACGCGATGTACGCCGCCTCGGCGCGGCTGGCCGCCGACATCTGCCGGCGGTACGGAATACCCGCCGACCGCACGCACGTCCTCGGCCACTCCGAGGTGCCCGGCGCGGACCACACCGACCCCGGTCCGCACTGGGACTGGGACCGCTACCTGCGCCTGGTCGGCGAACTCCTCAGCTGA
- the mnmA gene encoding tRNA 2-thiouridine(34) synthase MnmA, protein MTENLPSTRPLRVLAAMSGGVDSAVAAARAAEAGHEVTGVHLALSANPQSFRTGARGCCTIEDSRDARRAADVIGIPFYVWDLADRFREDVVEDFIAEYEAGRTPNPCLRCNEKIKFAALLDKALALGFDAVCTGHYATVVLNEDGSRELHRASDMAKDQSYVLGVLDEKQLAHALFPLGDTLTTKEEIRAEAEARGLAVAKKPDSHDICFIADGDTQGFLAGRLGKAEGDIVDESGAKLGTHEGAFGFTIGQRKGLRIGHPAADGKPRYVLDISPVNNTVTVGPVEALDVSALTAIRPRWCGSTAAAPGTYTAQLRAHGGETEVFAEVVEGELRVRFAEPVRGVAPGQAIVLYDGTRVVGSATIATTTKATDTVSA, encoded by the coding sequence ATGACTGAGAACCTGCCGAGCACCCGCCCCCTTCGCGTCCTGGCCGCCATGTCCGGCGGCGTGGACTCCGCCGTCGCCGCCGCCCGCGCGGCCGAAGCCGGGCACGAGGTGACCGGTGTCCACCTCGCGCTGTCCGCGAACCCGCAGTCCTTCCGCACCGGAGCCCGCGGCTGCTGCACGATCGAGGACTCCCGTGACGCCCGCCGTGCCGCGGACGTCATCGGCATCCCCTTCTACGTGTGGGACCTGGCCGACCGTTTCCGCGAGGACGTCGTCGAGGACTTCATCGCCGAGTACGAGGCCGGGCGCACCCCGAACCCGTGCCTGCGCTGCAACGAGAAGATCAAGTTCGCCGCGCTGCTCGACAAGGCCCTCGCCCTCGGCTTCGACGCCGTCTGCACCGGCCACTACGCCACCGTCGTGCTGAACGAGGACGGCAGCCGCGAGCTGCACCGCGCCTCCGACATGGCCAAGGACCAGTCGTACGTCCTCGGCGTCCTCGACGAGAAGCAGCTCGCGCACGCCCTCTTCCCGCTCGGTGACACCCTCACCACCAAGGAAGAGATCCGCGCCGAGGCTGAGGCGCGCGGCCTGGCCGTCGCGAAGAAGCCCGACAGCCACGACATCTGCTTCATCGCCGACGGCGACACCCAGGGCTTCCTGGCCGGCCGCCTCGGCAAGGCCGAGGGCGACATCGTCGACGAGTCCGGCGCCAAGCTCGGCACCCACGAGGGCGCCTTCGGCTTCACCATCGGCCAGCGCAAGGGCCTGCGCATCGGGCACCCGGCGGCCGACGGCAAGCCGCGCTACGTCCTCGACATCTCCCCGGTGAACAACACCGTCACCGTCGGCCCCGTCGAGGCCCTCGACGTCAGCGCCCTCACCGCGATCCGCCCCCGCTGGTGCGGCTCCACGGCCGCCGCCCCGGGCACCTACACCGCGCAGCTGCGCGCCCACGGCGGCGAGACCGAGGTGTTCGCCGAGGTGGTCGAGGGCGAGCTGCGGGTGCGCTTCGCGGAGCCGGTCCGCGGCGTGGCCCCCGGCCAGGCGATCGTGCTCTACGACGGCACCCGCGTCGTCGGTTCCGCCACCATCGCGACGACGACGAAGGCCACGGACACCGTGTCGGCTTAA
- a CDS encoding NADP-dependent oxidoreductase encodes MRAIVVSQWGGPEVLTETEIERPEPGLGEILVRVHAAGVNPVDWKTRASGTPIAWGPVPMVGWDVSGTIEAVGPGVTLFQPGDEVFGMPRFPQQASAYAEYVTATARHFTHKPAAIDHVQAAALPLAALTAWQALTDTADLRPGQRVLVHAAAGGVGHFAVQIAKALGAYVIGTASAAKHDLVRSLGADEMIDYRTTAFEDAVSDVDVVIDAIGGDYGVRSLKVLRPGGHLITLNGPDDVPADAGGFRTGWTLVEPDYAGLKAIAALVAEGKLRPVVDTVLPLEQAAKAHEIGEQGRTTGKIVLTVVQDAA; translated from the coding sequence ATGCGCGCCATCGTCGTCAGCCAGTGGGGCGGGCCCGAGGTACTGACCGAGACCGAGATCGAACGGCCCGAGCCGGGCCTGGGCGAGATCTTGGTACGGGTCCACGCGGCCGGGGTGAACCCCGTCGACTGGAAGACGCGGGCCAGCGGCACCCCCATCGCCTGGGGGCCGGTCCCGATGGTCGGCTGGGACGTGTCCGGCACGATCGAGGCCGTCGGCCCCGGCGTGACGCTCTTCCAGCCGGGCGACGAGGTCTTCGGCATGCCGCGCTTCCCGCAGCAGGCGAGCGCGTACGCCGAGTACGTCACGGCCACGGCCCGGCACTTCACCCACAAGCCGGCCGCGATCGACCACGTCCAGGCAGCCGCCCTCCCGCTCGCCGCGCTCACCGCCTGGCAGGCGCTGACCGACACCGCGGATCTGCGGCCCGGGCAGCGGGTGCTGGTGCACGCCGCGGCCGGCGGCGTCGGACACTTCGCCGTCCAGATCGCGAAGGCGCTCGGCGCGTACGTGATCGGGACCGCGAGCGCCGCCAAGCACGACCTCGTCCGCTCCCTCGGCGCCGACGAGATGATCGACTACCGGACCACCGCCTTCGAGGACGCGGTATCGGACGTCGACGTCGTGATCGACGCCATCGGCGGCGACTACGGGGTGCGCTCCTTGAAGGTGCTGCGCCCCGGCGGACACCTGATCACCCTGAACGGTCCCGACGACGTGCCTGCCGACGCCGGGGGCTTCCGCACCGGCTGGACCCTCGTCGAACCCGACTACGCGGGCCTCAAGGCCATCGCGGCCCTCGTGGCGGAGGGCAAGCTCCGACCGGTGGTCGACACGGTGCTGCCGCTGGAGCAGGCCGCGAAGGCCCACGAGATCGGCGAGCAGGGCCGGACCACCGGCAAGATCGTCCTGACGGTGGTCCAGGACGCGGCTTAA
- a CDS encoding GlxA family transcriptional regulator → MHRIAVLALEGVPPFELGIPSRVFGNALDEAGNPLYELTVCTADGQPVTSDAGFTVGVSAGPEALAVADTVIITPTHAMDELAHGAPLPQELTDALAAIRPGTRLVSLCTGSYVLAAAGLLDGRPATTHWLHAPEFQRGFPRVRLDEEVLFVDDGDILTSAGVAAGVDLCLYMIRQDQGSAVANRAARLCVVPPWRDGGQAQYIDRPVPVPTVATTTATRAWALERLAEPITLTELADHARMSLRTFTRRFREEVGMTPVQWLTGQRLEAARQLLESSDLPVDLVAHRAGFGSANSLRQHMRTSLGVSPIAYRRTFRPAAAA, encoded by the coding sequence ATGCACCGGATCGCCGTACTCGCCCTCGAAGGCGTCCCCCCGTTCGAGCTCGGGATCCCCTCACGGGTCTTCGGCAACGCCCTGGACGAGGCCGGGAACCCGCTCTACGAGCTGACCGTCTGCACCGCCGACGGGCAGCCCGTGACCAGCGACGCGGGCTTCACGGTCGGCGTCTCGGCGGGTCCCGAAGCCCTCGCCGTGGCCGACACCGTGATCATCACGCCCACGCACGCCATGGACGAGCTTGCGCACGGCGCGCCCCTGCCGCAGGAGCTGACCGACGCGCTCGCCGCGATCAGGCCCGGCACCCGGCTGGTCTCCCTCTGCACCGGCTCCTACGTCCTCGCCGCCGCCGGGCTGCTCGACGGCCGGCCCGCCACCACGCACTGGCTGCACGCGCCCGAGTTCCAGCGGGGCTTCCCGCGCGTCCGGCTCGACGAGGAGGTCCTCTTCGTGGACGACGGCGACATCCTCACCTCGGCGGGCGTGGCCGCCGGTGTCGACCTCTGCCTCTACATGATCCGCCAGGACCAGGGTTCCGCCGTCGCCAACCGCGCCGCGCGGCTGTGCGTGGTCCCGCCGTGGCGCGACGGCGGCCAGGCCCAGTACATCGACCGGCCCGTCCCCGTACCCACCGTCGCCACCACCACCGCCACCCGGGCCTGGGCTCTGGAACGCCTCGCCGAGCCGATCACTCTCACCGAGCTCGCCGATCACGCCCGGATGAGCCTGCGTACTTTCACCCGGCGGTTCCGCGAGGAGGTCGGCATGACCCCGGTGCAGTGGCTCACCGGGCAACGCCTGGAGGCCGCCCGCCAGTTGCTGGAATCCTCCGACCTCCCGGTCGACCTCGTCGCCCACCGGGCCGGCTTCGGCTCGGCCAACTCCCTGCGCCAGCACATGCGGACCTCGCTCGGAGTGTCGCCGATCGCCTACCGGCGCACCTTCCGTCCCGCCGCGGCGGCATGA
- a CDS encoding DUF1330 domain-containing protein, with product MTAYAIAHLRPDTMNDDILRYIEEIQATMDPFEGAFLVHGATPEVLEGPFPGTVVVIGFPDIERARAWYASPAYQELLPLRTRHIPGEAVLIDGVPPGYDATKRAAALRAAAGL from the coding sequence ATGACCGCATACGCGATCGCCCACCTGCGCCCCGACACGATGAACGACGACATCCTGCGCTACATCGAGGAGATCCAGGCCACCATGGACCCCTTCGAGGGCGCCTTCCTCGTCCACGGCGCCACCCCCGAGGTCCTGGAGGGCCCCTTCCCCGGCACCGTGGTGGTCATCGGCTTCCCGGACATCGAGCGCGCCCGCGCCTGGTACGCCTCGCCCGCCTACCAGGAGCTCCTCCCGCTGCGCACCCGCCACATCCCCGGCGAGGCCGTCCTCATCGACGGCGTCCCCCCGGGCTACGACGCCACGAAGAGGGCGGCGGCACTGCGCGCGGCCGCCGGGCTCTGA
- a CDS encoding SDR family oxidoreductase: MATHLITGAGSGIGAAVARRLHARGDELILIARDAARGKELTALFPGSRALVADLADPDRISWAFSHQALPDRLDSLLHIAGIVDLGPVGELRPKTWHQQLNLNLIAPAELTRLTLPSLRASRGQVLFVNSGAGLTAHAEWGAYAASKHGLRALADALRAEEKPNGIRVTSVYPGRTATPMQAKVRSQEGESYDAADWIDPESVATTILMALDLPRDAEVNDLSVRPGR, from the coding sequence ATGGCTACCCACCTCATCACCGGCGCCGGCTCCGGCATCGGCGCCGCCGTCGCGCGCCGCCTGCACGCACGCGGCGACGAACTCATCCTCATCGCCCGCGACGCCGCCCGCGGCAAGGAGCTGACCGCCCTCTTCCCCGGCTCGCGCGCGCTCGTCGCGGACCTCGCCGACCCCGACCGGATCTCCTGGGCCTTCTCCCACCAGGCGCTGCCCGACCGGCTCGACTCCCTGCTGCACATCGCCGGGATCGTCGACCTCGGCCCGGTCGGCGAGCTGCGCCCCAAGACCTGGCACCAGCAGCTCAACCTCAACCTGATCGCCCCCGCCGAGCTGACCCGGCTCACGCTGCCCTCGCTGCGCGCCTCCCGCGGGCAGGTCCTCTTCGTGAACTCCGGCGCCGGACTCACCGCGCACGCGGAGTGGGGCGCGTACGCCGCCTCCAAGCACGGACTGCGCGCGCTGGCCGACGCGTTGCGCGCCGAGGAGAAGCCGAACGGGATCCGCGTCACCTCCGTGTACCCGGGACGCACCGCCACCCCGATGCAGGCCAAGGTCCGCTCCCAGGAGGGCGAGAGCTACGACGCGGCCGACTGGATCGACCCCGAGTCCGTCGCCACCACCATCCTGATGGCCCTCGACCTGCCCCGCGACGCGGAGGTCAACGACCTCTCCGTGCGGCCCGGACGATGA
- a CDS encoding methionine synthase, with the protein MSAPVTGAATGVGSLPGADAREAAKTVTGSFEDFPYLAELPARGPGADMIGRSLGLLVDMYAHVEPSGWRLSDRPGRDTKRARSWLGEDLDALEEFTQGYQGKLKVQVVGPWTLAAALELHGGEAVLRDPGACRDLAGSLAEGLREHLADVQKRIPGAEIVLQVDEPSLTAVLRGHVRTASEYRTYRAVDRQVVEGALRDLFAVHDGEAVVHSCAPDVPFALLRRAGVAGVSFDFSLLTERDDDVIGEAVEDGMKLFAGVVAGTDGPLSDPGGSVMGVRKLWRRLGLAPGTLAESVVVTPSCGLAGASPAYARAAMAHCVKAARSLADNPE; encoded by the coding sequence ATGAGCGCACCCGTGACCGGCGCGGCCACCGGAGTCGGCTCGCTGCCCGGCGCGGACGCCCGCGAGGCCGCCAAGACCGTCACCGGGTCCTTCGAGGACTTCCCGTACCTCGCCGAGCTGCCCGCCCGCGGGCCCGGCGCCGACATGATCGGGCGCTCGCTGGGGCTGCTCGTCGACATGTACGCGCACGTCGAGCCCAGCGGCTGGCGCCTCAGCGACCGTCCCGGCCGGGACACCAAGCGGGCCCGGTCCTGGCTCGGCGAGGACCTCGACGCGCTGGAGGAGTTCACCCAGGGCTACCAGGGCAAGCTCAAGGTGCAGGTGGTCGGGCCGTGGACGCTCGCCGCCGCCCTGGAACTGCACGGCGGCGAGGCCGTCCTGCGGGACCCGGGCGCCTGCCGGGACCTGGCCGGTTCGCTGGCCGAAGGACTGCGGGAACACCTGGCGGATGTGCAGAAACGCATCCCCGGCGCGGAGATCGTGCTCCAGGTCGACGAGCCCTCGCTGACCGCGGTCCTGCGCGGGCACGTCCGTACGGCCAGCGAGTACCGCACCTACCGGGCCGTCGACCGGCAGGTGGTGGAAGGCGCGCTGCGGGACCTGTTCGCCGTGCACGATGGGGAGGCCGTCGTGCACTCCTGCGCGCCGGACGTCCCCTTCGCACTGCTGCGGCGGGCCGGGGTCGCGGGCGTGTCGTTCGATTTCTCCTTGCTCACCGAGCGCGATGACGACGTCATCGGCGAAGCCGTTGAGGACGGCATGAAACTCTTCGCCGGAGTGGTGGCGGGGACCGACGGTCCGTTGTCAGACCCGGGCGGTAGCGTCATGGGTGTCAGGAAGCTTTGGCGCAGGCTGGGGCTGGCCCCGGGGACCCTCGCGGAGTCCGTCGTGGTCACCCCGTCGTGCGGTCTGGCGGGCGCCTCGCCCGCCTACGCCCGCGCGGCGATGGCGCATTGCGTCAAGGCGGCGAGGTCGCTCGCCGACAACCCTGAGTGA
- the ligA gene encoding NAD-dependent DNA ligase LigA, translating into MAAEQKHGDGTAAGAATGTAAAADAPAAVLEQHALLAEQIEEHRFRYYVNDQPVVTDAEFDTLLRSLEALEEQYPQLRTPDSPTQKVAGAYVTDFASVEHRERLLSLDNAFDDEELAAWAERVARDVNTSDYHYLCELKVDGLAVNLTYENGRLTRAATRGDGRSGEDITPNVRTIAEIPDRLSGDRVPAFVEIRGEVYFPMEKFEELNARLVEAGDKPFANPRNAAAGSLRQKDPKVTATRPLHMVVHGIGAREGFDIDRLSHAYELLHEWGLPTARYNKVVGSLAEVREFIAHFGENRHSVAHEIDGVVVKLDEIPLQGRLGSTARAPRWAIAWKYAPEEVNSKLIDIKVGVGRTGRVTPYAQVEPVTVAGSEVEFATLHNQQVVKAKGVLIGDTVVLRKAGDVIPEILGPVVDLRDGSEREFVMPADCPECGTPLRPMKEGDIDVRCPNAQTCPAQLRERLFYLVGRECLDIENFGKVAAAALTRPLEPAVAPLLDEGDLFDLTIEQLLPIKAYVLDADSGLPKHDPKTGEEKIVTVFANQKGEPRKNALALLENVAAAKDRPLARFINGLSIRHVGPVAAATLAREFRSIERIEAATEEELAATEGVGAIIAAALKEWFAVDWHQEILAKWRAAGVRMEDEVSAEEEGPRPLEGLTVVVTGTLASHTRDGAKDALQSRGAKVTGSVSKKTSFVVVGDNPGSKYDKAVQLKLSILDDAGFAVLLEQGPEAAREAALPLEEPAAAPAAALDTAALDTAAESE; encoded by the coding sequence ATGGCAGCCGAACAGAAGCACGGTGACGGCACGGCGGCGGGCGCGGCCACGGGCACGGCGGCCGCGGCCGACGCACCGGCGGCGGTGCTGGAGCAGCACGCGCTGCTCGCCGAGCAGATCGAGGAACACCGCTTCCGGTACTACGTGAACGACCAGCCGGTCGTCACCGACGCCGAGTTCGACACCCTGCTGCGCTCGCTGGAGGCCCTGGAGGAGCAGTACCCGCAGCTGCGCACCCCCGACTCGCCCACCCAGAAGGTGGCGGGGGCCTATGTCACCGACTTCGCCTCCGTCGAGCACCGCGAGCGGCTGCTCTCCCTCGACAACGCCTTCGACGACGAGGAGCTGGCGGCCTGGGCCGAGCGGGTGGCCCGGGACGTCAACACCTCCGACTACCACTATCTGTGCGAGCTGAAGGTCGACGGCCTCGCCGTCAACCTCACCTACGAGAACGGCCGGCTGACCCGTGCCGCCACCCGCGGTGACGGCCGCAGCGGCGAGGACATCACGCCCAACGTCCGCACCATCGCCGAGATCCCCGACCGGCTGTCCGGGGACCGCGTCCCGGCCTTCGTCGAGATCCGCGGCGAGGTCTACTTCCCGATGGAGAAGTTCGAAGAGCTGAACGCCCGCCTGGTCGAGGCGGGCGACAAGCCCTTCGCCAACCCGCGCAACGCGGCCGCCGGTTCACTGCGCCAGAAGGACCCCAAGGTCACCGCGACCCGCCCGCTGCACATGGTGGTCCACGGCATCGGCGCCCGCGAGGGCTTCGACATCGACCGGCTCTCGCACGCCTACGAACTGCTCCACGAATGGGGCCTGCCCACCGCCCGGTACAACAAGGTGGTCGGCTCCCTCGCCGAAGTCCGTGAGTTCATCGCCCACTTCGGCGAGAACCGGCACTCGGTGGCCCATGAGATCGACGGCGTCGTCGTCAAGCTCGACGAGATCCCGCTCCAGGGCCGACTCGGCTCCACCGCGCGCGCCCCGCGCTGGGCGATCGCCTGGAAGTACGCGCCCGAAGAGGTCAACAGCAAGCTGATCGACATCAAGGTCGGCGTCGGCCGCACCGGCCGGGTCACCCCCTACGCGCAGGTCGAGCCGGTGACGGTGGCCGGGTCCGAGGTCGAGTTCGCCACCCTGCACAACCAGCAGGTCGTCAAGGCCAAGGGCGTCCTCATCGGGGACACCGTGGTCCTGCGCAAGGCCGGTGACGTCATCCCCGAGATCCTCGGCCCGGTGGTGGACCTGCGCGACGGCAGCGAGCGCGAGTTCGTGATGCCCGCCGACTGCCCCGAGTGCGGCACCCCGCTGCGCCCGATGAAGGAAGGCGACATCGACGTCCGGTGTCCCAACGCGCAGACCTGCCCCGCCCAGTTGCGCGAGCGGCTCTTCTACCTCGTCGGCCGCGAATGCCTGGACATCGAGAACTTCGGCAAGGTCGCCGCCGCCGCGCTCACCAGACCGCTGGAACCGGCCGTCGCCCCGCTGCTGGACGAGGGCGACCTGTTCGACCTCACCATCGAACAGCTGCTCCCCATCAAGGCGTACGTCCTGGACGCGGACAGCGGGCTGCCCAAGCACGACCCCAAGACCGGCGAGGAGAAGATCGTCACGGTCTTCGCCAACCAGAAGGGCGAGCCCAGGAAGAACGCCCTGGCCCTGCTGGAGAACGTGGCGGCGGCCAAGGACCGGCCGCTCGCCCGCTTCATCAACGGCCTCTCGATCCGGCACGTCGGACCGGTCGCGGCGGCCACGCTGGCCCGCGAGTTCCGTTCCATCGAGCGGATCGAGGCGGCGACGGAAGAGGAACTCGCCGCCACCGAAGGCGTCGGCGCCATCATCGCCGCCGCCCTCAAGGAATGGTTCGCCGTCGACTGGCACCAGGAGATCCTCGCCAAGTGGCGGGCCGCCGGGGTCCGGATGGAGGACGAGGTCTCCGCCGAGGAGGAGGGGCCGCGCCCGCTGGAGGGCCTGACCGTCGTCGTCACCGGCACGCTCGCGAGCCACACGCGCGACGGCGCCAAGGACGCCCTGCAGAGCCGCGGAGCCAAGGTGACCGGATCGGTCTCCAAGAAGACCTCCTTCGTCGTCGTCGGCGACAACCCGGGCTCCAAGTACGACAAGGCCGTCCAGTTGAAGCTCTCGATCCTGGACGACGCGGGCTTCGCCGTCCTGCTGGAGCAGGGCCCCGAGGCGGCGCGCGAGGCCGCCCTGCCGCTGGAGGAGCCCGCCGCCGCTCCTGCCGCCGCCCTCGACACCGCCGCGCTCGACACGGCCGCCGAATCGGAGTAA
- a CDS encoding putative bifunctional diguanylate cyclase/phosphodiesterase: MKPIESADPPPDFGGTGGELPSLRTDRAARTAGRGSRAGHARRDGRAPRPERAPRAERPVRQERPAVAERPAQPPRYGVRTTRTPEPHPPEAGSGAGSGGGPGTEVHGWRAALPFAVVGLSLVVLVVGIARALSDRHALFPGGAAGWGLALLTGIIVGHLVALGRDRWWGGTGSGAALTLGVLILYGWIPAGLVSLAVVSLVGAARRHRWRQGLLHGSADILGIAAGALVLALFGQAPSVEVPWQPTGWGPGAIPEITLVAIAYLLVTRVLLWLALTPRGRGLPTVARTALIRQALVAAALLGIAPLICVVAITLPVLLPLFAVPLIALDSTLWIARARAEEQLRDPLTGLPNRQWLLERAWRALDEAERIGTRSALVLIDLDRFRAVNDTLGHLAGDRLLLQIADRLRQALPEDAEVARLGGDEFAVLLPVADSTTSAQRVARHLVAELSSPLDLDGLTLVLEASAGLAVFPDHALDAEGLLRRADVAMYQAKRDRTGVEVYESKRDSNTPDRLGLLGDLRRALDAGEVELHYQPKVRFDGQVAGLEALVRWVHPERGRVSPDEFIAIAETSGLMPHLTEYVLETALAQVARWRAQGLKVPVAVNVSPRDVHTPGFAGAVAARLARHGVPASGLQLEITEHVLLEDPQRAADTMAGLTGHGVKMSLDDFGTGYSSLVHLRRLPVSELKIDRSFVARLAVDAQDAEIVRCTVDLAHSLGLLVVAEGVEDDETWERLRDLGCDAVQGWLVAAAMPPAEATAWLLARGERGWRRPADITAELAAAAAATPDSARQSGPPGV, from the coding sequence ATGAAACCCATCGAAAGCGCCGACCCGCCACCGGATTTCGGCGGGACGGGCGGGGAACTGCCGTCCCTGCGGACGGACCGGGCGGCCCGCACCGCCGGGCGGGGGAGCCGCGCCGGACACGCGCGCCGCGACGGACGTGCCCCCCGGCCCGAGCGCGCACCGCGCGCCGAACGCCCGGTACGGCAGGAGCGCCCGGCCGTCGCCGAGCGCCCCGCCCAGCCCCCGCGGTACGGCGTACGGACCACCCGCACGCCCGAACCCCACCCGCCCGAGGCCGGATCCGGAGCGGGCTCCGGCGGCGGGCCGGGCACCGAGGTCCACGGCTGGCGCGCCGCACTCCCGTTCGCCGTCGTCGGCCTCTCCCTCGTCGTCCTCGTCGTCGGGATCGCCCGGGCGCTGAGTGACCGTCACGCCCTGTTCCCCGGCGGCGCCGCCGGATGGGGCCTCGCCCTGCTCACCGGCATCATCGTCGGCCACCTCGTCGCGCTCGGCCGGGACCGCTGGTGGGGCGGCACCGGCTCCGGCGCCGCCCTCACCCTCGGCGTGCTCATCCTCTACGGCTGGATCCCGGCCGGGCTCGTCTCGCTCGCCGTGGTCTCCCTCGTCGGCGCCGCCCGCAGGCACCGCTGGCGCCAGGGCCTGCTGCACGGCTCCGCCGACATCCTCGGCATCGCCGCGGGGGCGCTCGTACTCGCCCTCTTCGGCCAGGCGCCCAGCGTCGAGGTGCCCTGGCAGCCCACCGGCTGGGGGCCCGGGGCGATCCCCGAGATCACCCTCGTCGCCATCGCCTACCTGCTGGTCACCCGGGTCCTGCTGTGGCTCGCCCTGACCCCGCGCGGCCGCGGGCTGCCCACCGTCGCCCGCACCGCGCTGATCCGCCAGGCCCTGGTCGCCGCGGCGCTGCTCGGCATCGCCCCGCTGATCTGCGTGGTCGCCATCACCCTGCCCGTCCTGCTGCCCCTCTTCGCCGTCCCGCTGATCGCCCTCGACTCCACCCTGTGGATCGCCCGGGCCCGCGCCGAGGAACAACTGCGCGACCCGCTCACCGGACTGCCCAACCGGCAGTGGCTGCTGGAGCGCGCCTGGCGGGCCCTGGACGAGGCTGAACGTATCGGCACCCGCTCCGCCCTGGTCCTCATCGACCTCGACCGCTTCCGCGCCGTCAACGACACCCTGGGCCACCTCGCCGGAGACCGGCTGCTCCTCCAGATCGCCGACCGGCTCCGCCAGGCCCTGCCCGAGGACGCCGAAGTGGCCCGGCTCGGCGGCGACGAGTTCGCCGTCCTGCTGCCCGTCGCCGACTCCACCACCAGCGCCCAGCGGGTGGCCCGCCACCTCGTCGCCGAACTCAGCTCGCCGCTCGACCTCGACGGGCTCACCCTCGTCCTGGAGGCCAGCGCGGGCCTCGCCGTCTTCCCCGACCACGCCCTCGACGCCGAAGGGCTGCTGCGGCGGGCCGACGTCGCGATGTACCAGGCGAAGCGGGACCGCACCGGAGTCGAGGTCTACGAGTCCAAGCGGGACAGCAACACCCCCGACCGGCTCGGTCTCCTCGGCGACCTGCGGCGCGCGCTCGACGCGGGCGAGGTGGAACTCCACTACCAGCCCAAGGTCCGCTTCGACGGACAGGTCGCCGGACTGGAGGCCCTCGTCCGCTGGGTGCACCCCGAACGGGGGCGCGTCTCGCCCGACGAGTTCATCGCGATCGCGGAGACCTCCGGTCTGATGCCGCACCTGACGGAGTACGTGCTCGAAACCGCGCTGGCCCAGGTCGCCCGCTGGCGGGCCCAGGGCCTGAAGGTGCCGGTCGCCGTCAACGTCTCACCGCGCGACGTGCACACCCCCGGCTTCGCCGGGGCCGTCGCCGCGCGGCTCGCCCGGCACGGGGTGCCCGCGAGCGGGCTGCAACTGGAGATAACGGAGCACGTCCTGCTGGAGGACCCGCAGCGGGCCGCCGACACCATGGCGGGGCTCACCGGGCACGGCGTGAAGATGTCGCTCGACGACTTCGGGACGGGCTACTCCTCCCTCGTCCACCTGCGGCGGCTGCCCGTCAGCGAACTGAAGATCGACCGGTCCTTCGTGGCGCGGCTGGCCGTCGACGCGCAGGACGCGGAGATCGTCCGCTGCACGGTGGACCTGGCCCACTCCCTCGGCCTGCTGGTCGTGGCCGAGGGCGTCGAGGACGACGAGACCTGGGAGCGGCTGCGGGACCTGGGCTGCGATGCGGTGCAGGGGTGGCTGGTGGCCGCCGCGATGCCGCCCGCCGAGGCCACGGCCTGGCTGCTGGCGCGCGGCGAGCGGGGCTGGCGGCGCCCGGCCGACATCACGGCGGAACTCGCCGCCGCCGCGGCCGCGACCCCGGATTCCGCCCGCCAATCCGGCCCACCCGGCGTGTGA
- the gatC gene encoding Asp-tRNA(Asn)/Glu-tRNA(Gln) amidotransferase subunit GatC, translating to MPGITREEVAHLARLARLELKSEELDHFAGQLDDIIGAVARVSEVADQDVPPTSHPLPLTNVMRADEVRPSLTPAQALAGAPAQEQQRFKVPQILGED from the coding sequence ATGCCTGGCATCACGCGCGAGGAGGTCGCCCACCTCGCTCGGCTGGCACGTCTGGAGCTGAAAAGCGAAGAGCTCGACCACTTCGCCGGACAGCTCGACGACATCATCGGCGCGGTCGCCCGCGTTTCCGAGGTTGCCGACCAAGACGTCCCGCCGACCTCCCACCCGCTCCCGCTGACGAACGTCATGCGCGCGGACGAGGTCCGTCCGTCGCTCACCCCCGCGCAGGCGCTGGCCGGCGCCCCCGCTCAGGAGCAGCAGCGTTTCAAGGTGCCGCAGATCCTGGGGGAGGACTAA